A genomic window from Panthera tigris isolate Pti1 chromosome B4, P.tigris_Pti1_mat1.1, whole genome shotgun sequence includes:
- the RAPGEF3 gene encoding rap guanine nucleotide exchange factor 3 has protein sequence MKVGWPGESRWQVGLAVEDSPALGASQVGGLPDVVPEGTLLNMVLKRMHRPRSCSYQLLLEHQRPSCIQGLRWTPLTDSEESLDFSVSLEQASTERVLRAGKQLHRHLLATCPTLIRDRKYHLRLYRQCCSGRELVDGILALSLGVHSRNQAVGICQVLLDEGALCHVKHDWTFQDRDTQFYRFPGPEPEPVGVHELEEELVEAMALLSQRGPDALLTVALRKPPGQRTDEELDLIFEELLHIKAVAHLSNSVKRELAAVLLFEPHSRAGTVLFSQGDKGTSWYIIWKGSVNVVTHGKGLVTTLHEGDDFGQLALVNDAPRAATIILREDNCHFLRVDKQDFNRIIKDVEAKTMRLEEHGKVVLVLERASQGAGPSRPPTPGRNRYTVMSGTPEKILELLLEAMRPDSSAHDPTETFLSDFLLTHSVFMPSAQLCAALLHHFHAEPSGGSEQEHSTYVCNKRQQVLRLVSQWVALYGPMLYADPVATSFLQKLSDLVSRDARLCILLREQWPERRKHHRMENGCGNASPQMKARNMPVWLPGQDQPLPSSNCAIRVGDKVPYDIYRPDHSVLTLKLPVTASVREVMAALAQEDGWTKGQELVKVNSAGDAIGLQPDARGVATSLGLNERLFVVNPQEVRELTPLPEQLGPSVGSAEGLDLVSAKDLAGQLTDHDWNLFNSIHQVELIHYVLGPQHLRDVTTANLERFMRRFNELQYWVATELCLCPVPGLRAQLLRKFIKLAAHLKEQKNLNSFFAVMFGLSNSAISRLAHTWERLPHKVRKLYSALERLLDPSWNHRVYRLALTKLSPPIIPFMPLLLKDMTFIHEGNHTLVENLINFEKMRMMARAVRMLHHCRSHSNVPLSPLRSRVSHLHEDSQTARTSTCSEQSLNTRSPASTWAYVQQLKVIDNQRELSRLSRELEP, from the exons ATGAAG GTGGGCTGGCCAGGTGAGAGCCGCTGGCAGGTGGGCCTGGCTGTGGAGGACAGCCCAGCTCTCGGAGCATCGCAGGTGGGAGGCCTCCCGGACGTGGTGCCGGAGGGGACCCTGCTCAACATGGTGCTGAAGAGGATGCACCGGCCCCGGAGCTGTTCTTACCAGCTGCTGCTTGAACACCAGCGCCCCAGCTGCATCCAGGGGCTCCGCTGG ACGCCACTCACGGACAGTGAGGAGTCCCTGGATTTCAGCGTGAGCCTGGAGCAG GCCTCCACGGAGCGGGTGCTCCGGGCTGGGAAGCAGCTGCATCGACACCTCCTGGCCACCTGCCCGACCCTTATCCGAGACCGGAAGTACCACCTTAGGCTCTATCG GCAGTGCTGCTCTGGCCGGGAGCTGGTGGATGGGATCTTGGCACTGAGCCTTGGAGTTCATTCCCGAAACCAAGCTGTTGGAATCTGCCAGGTGCTCCTGGATGAAGGTGCCCTTTGCCATG TGAAACACGACTGGACCTTCCAGGACCGAGATACCCAATTCTACCGCTTCCCCGGGCCAGAGCCAGAGCCCGTGGGAGTCCATGAGCTGGAGGAGGAACTGGTGGAGGCTATGGCCCTGCTCTCCCAGCGGGGGCCTGATGCCCTGCTCACTGTGGCGCTTCGAAAGCC CCCAGGTCAGCGCACAGACGAGGAGCTGGACCTCATCTTCGAGGAGCTGCTGCATATCAAGGCCGTGGCCCACCTCTCCAACTCG gTGAAGCGGGAATTAGCAGCAGTTCTGCTCTTTGAACCCCACAGCAGAGCAGGGACCGTGT TGTTCAGCCAGGGAGACAAGGGCACCTCGTGGTACATTATCTGGAAGGGATCTGTCAACGTGGTGACCCATGGCAAA GGGCTGGTGACCACACTGCATGAGGGAGATGACTTTGGACAGCTGGCTCTGGTGAATGACGCACCCCGGGCAGCCACCATCATCCTGCGAGAAGATAACTGTCATTTCCTCCGTGTGGATAAGCAGGACTTCAACCGTATCATCAAG GATGTGGAAGCAAAGACCATGAGGCTAGAAGAGCATGGCAAAGTGGTGTTGGTGCTGGAGAGAGCCTCCCAGGGTGCTGGCCCTTCtcgccccccaaccccaggcaggAACCG GTATACAGTGATGTCTGGCACCCCAGAGAAGATCCTAGAACTGCTCTTGGAGGCCATGCGGCCTGATTCCAGTGCTCATGACCCAACAG AGACATTTCTCAGCGACTTCCTCCTGACCCACAGCGTCTTCATGCCCAGCGCCCAGCTTTGTGCTGCCCTCCTGCACCA CTTCCACGCGGAGCCCTCAGGAGGCAGTGAGCAGGAGCACAGCACCTACGTCTGCAACAAAAGGCAGCAGGTCCTGCGGCTGGTCAGCCAGTGGGTGGCCCTGTATGGTCCCATGCTCTATGCTGACCCCGTGGCCACCAGCTTTCTCCAG AAACTCTCAGACCTGGTGAGCAGAGACGCCCGGCTTTGCATCCTGCTACGGGAGCAGTGGCCGGAGAGGCGGAAACACCACAG GATGGAAAACGGCTGTGGGAATGCATCTCCTCAGATGAAG gCCAGGAACATGCCTGTTTGGCTCCCCGGCCAggaccagcccctccccagcagcAACTGTGCCATTCGAGTTGGGGACAAAG TCCCCTATGACATTTACCGGCCGGACCACTCAGTGCTGACCCTGAAGCTGCCTGTGACGGCCTCAGTGAGAGAGGTGATGGCAGCGTTGGCCCAGGAGGATGGCTGGACCAAGGGGCAGGAGCTGGTGAAGGTCAACTCTGCAGGCG ATGCCATTGGCCTGCAGCCAGATGCCCGTGGTGTGGCCACATCGCTGGGGCTCAACGAACGGCTCTTTGTTGTCAACCCACAGGAAGTGCGCGAGCTG ACCCCGCTCCCCGAGCAGCTGGGGCCCTCCGTGGGCTCTGCTGAGGGGCTGGACCTGGTGAGTGCCAAGGACCTGGCGGGCCAGCTGACGGACCACGACTGGAACCTCTTCAACAGTATCCACCAG GTGGAGCTGATCCACTATGTGCTGGGCCCCCAGCATCTGCGGGACGTCACCACCGCCAACCTGGAGCGTTTCATGCGCCGCTTCAACGAGCTCCAGTACTGGGTGGCCACAGAGCTGTGTCTCTGCCCTGTACCCGGCCTGCGGGCCCAGCTGCTCAGGAAGTTCATCAAGCTGGCTGCCCA CCTCAAGGAGCAAAAGAATCTCAATTCTTTCTTTGCCGTCATGTTTGGCCTCAGCAACTCGGCCATCAGCCGCCTGGCCCACACCTGGGAG CGGCTGCCCCACAAAGTCCGGAAGCTGTACTCGGCCCTGGAGAGGCTGTTG GACCCCTCATGGAACCACCGAGTCTATCGACTGGCCCTCACCAAGCTCTCCCCTCCCATCATCCCCTTCATGCCCCTTCTTCTCAAAG ACATGACCTTCATCCATGAGGGGAACCACACGCTGGTAGAGAATCTCATCAACTTTGAGAAGATG AGAATGATGGCCAGAGCCGTGAGGATGCTGCATCACTGCCGAAGCCACAGCAATG TGCCCCTCTCACCGCTCAGAAGCCGCGTCTCCCACCTCCACGAGGACAGCCAGACAGCCAGGACATCCACGT